Within the Leptospira ryugenii genome, the region TTCTTTCCTTGTAAAATTTTCAAGTTTGGGAGGAAGGATCACAGAATTTTATATACGCAACCACAAAGAACCAGATGGCACAGACTTTGTCATCGCAAAAGATCCAAAGTTTGAAGTAGAATTTGATGGCAAAAAGGAATTAGCAGTAGAACTCTCACGTTTCAAAGGATTTGATTTTAACTTAATTGAAGATAAAGATGCCATTCCTTTTTCTCCTTATAATCAAGTAAACTTTACAAGCTCCTATGATGATGCGACAAAGACAGTAACATTTTCCGCACCATCCATTGATGGAACTTATTTGATACAAAAAGTGTATCGATTCTTTCCACAGGAAAACTATTTCACATTCAATCTTTATTTAAAGAATACATCAAAAGAAACAATCACTATCGCTTCTTCAACTAAAGAACGTTATTTAAGATCTTTCGGATCTTTAGGGCCTATTTTAAAAAACAAAGAAGATTTCAATGACCGAGATGTGGCGCATTACTTTCGCTACTACTACTTGGATGGTTCATTCAAAGATCATATTGATAGCACGTCCGCAAAAGGATTTTGGGATAACGTTGGATCTTGGTTTTCAAGTACTGACCCTAACAAAGATGAACGATTTGAAACAAAAAACGGGTCAAACGATCTTGTAGACTTCGTTGGAACTGGAAGTCGTTACTTCATTGGAGTTTTAGATCCACTCAATGACAAACCGAGAGGAATCCTCTTAGATAACCGAAAAGGAAATGAGACGGGAGTTTTACTCACTTACGACAACTGGAAATTAGCGCCAGGTGAAGAAGTAAAACTTAATTTCGCAGCATATGTAGGTGTAAGAGAGCTGGATGGAACTGCGTTTCGAAATACAAATTTAGATCCGAAAGTGTCAAAGGACACACCGTTCGCTGGATTGAGTGAGTCTTTAGACAAATCGTTTAATCAAGGTATAACGACACCTTTACGAAACGGAATTGTTTGGATTCTCAAAAAAATCTATCTAGTGATCCCCAATTATGGTTGGGCGATTGTTATCTTTGCAATACTTTTCAAACTCGCTTTCTATCCATTGAACAAAAAACAAGCCGAGTCAATGAAGAAAATGCAAGAGTTGTCTCCTCAAATCAAAGCAATTAATGAAAAGTATGCCGATGATCCAAAGACAAAACAAGAAAAGACGATAGAACTATATAGAACCAACGGAACCAATCCAATGTCGGGTTGTTTACCCATGTTGGTTCAAATACCAATCTTCATAGCCTTGTATACTGCCTTTTCTGACACTGTTGATTTATGGCATTCACCATTCCTTTGGATCAAAGATTTATCTGAACCGGATACTGTATTTACTACACCTAAACTAGCACTCATTGGTGCCATAGGTATCAATGTGCTACCGCTGATCATGGTAACTACTCAAGTGATACAATCAAAAATGACCACAGTATCGACTGATCCAAACCAGAAAATGATGATGTATATGATGCCATT harbors:
- the yidC gene encoding membrane protein insertase YidC — encoded protein: MQDDTTNRQGRLFLALFISLAIWMGINYLFPPPKPTQPAKKTDQKVVTPEEKTKQEKTKEETPLKTSILNPIKSEDIKTITLHTDSFLVKFSSLGGRITEFYIRNHKEPDGTDFVIAKDPKFEVEFDGKKELAVELSRFKGFDFNLIEDKDAIPFSPYNQVNFTSSYDDATKTVTFSAPSIDGTYLIQKVYRFFPQENYFTFNLYLKNTSKETITIASSTKERYLRSFGSLGPILKNKEDFNDRDVAHYFRYYYLDGSFKDHIDSTSAKGFWDNVGSWFSSTDPNKDERFETKNGSNDLVDFVGTGSRYFIGVLDPLNDKPRGILLDNRKGNETGVLLTYDNWKLAPGEEVKLNFAAYVGVRELDGTAFRNTNLDPKVSKDTPFAGLSESLDKSFNQGITTPLRNGIVWILKKIYLVIPNYGWAIVIFAILFKLAFYPLNKKQAESMKKMQELSPQIKAINEKYADDPKTKQEKTIELYRTNGTNPMSGCLPMLVQIPIFIALYTAFSDTVDLWHSPFLWIKDLSEPDTVFTTPKLALIGAIGINVLPLIMVTTQVIQSKMTTVSTDPNQKMMMYMMPFIMLYFFWSMPAGVTMYWTMQNILSIAQQAYTNRFGKSESKTVTSPAANQSKTSGNANQKGFRNNPKKKKK